Proteins encoded within one genomic window of Deltaproteobacteria bacterium:
- the rpsM gene encoding 30S ribosomal protein S13: MARIAGIELPRNKRSEIALTYIYGIGRTTAVRILTEAGVNIGKKTDDLTDEEVVSIRRVIDQSYRVEGDLRRDITASIKRHLDIGSYRGLRHRKNLPVRGQRTRTNSRTRKGPRRTVAGKKQAPTK, from the coding sequence ATGGCACGTATCGCAGGTATTGAATTGCCACGTAATAAGCGGTCAGAAATCGCGCTCACTTACATCTATGGCATCGGCAGAACGACGGCAGTGCGGATCTTAACCGAAGCCGGAGTGAATATTGGCAAGAAAACAGATGATCTGACAGATGAAGAAGTCGTTAGCATTCGTCGAGTCATTGACCAATCGTATCGAGTCGAAGGAGATTTGCGACGCGACATCACGGCCTCTATTAAGCGCCATCTCGATATCGGTTCCTATCGTGGACTACGGCATCGTAAGAATCTGCCAGTGCGAGGGCAACGGACACGAACCAATTCGCGTACTCGCAAGGGGCCACGACGTACCGTTGCCGGTAAGAAGCAAGCTCCGACGAAGTAA
- a CDS encoding 50S ribosomal protein L17 — MRHLKDGRKLNRSAAHRKALMRNLVKALLLREQIRTTDAKAKELRRWADRIVTLGKRNTVHARRLAFAYLGSRALVHRLFDEVAPRFQGRAGGYTRVLKIGIRRGDAAPLSIVEFTERGEKKTKAEGAGSQQTS, encoded by the coding sequence ATGCGACATCTTAAAGATGGACGAAAACTGAACCGCAGTGCAGCGCACCGCAAGGCGCTCATGCGTAACCTCGTGAAGGCTTTACTCCTGCGAGAACAGATTCGTACGACGGATGCCAAAGCAAAAGAACTCCGCCGTTGGGCTGATAGAATTGTCACGCTAGGAAAACGCAATACTGTCCATGCCCGTCGTTTGGCCTTTGCCTATCTTGGTAGCAGAGCGCTTGTCCACCGCCTGTTCGATGAGGTTGCTCCACGCTTTCAAGGGCGCGCTGGTGGTTATACCCGAGTGTTGAAAATTGGTATCCGACGAGGCGATGCCGCGCCACTGTCGATTGTTGAATTCACCGAACGCGGAGAGAAAAAGACAAAGGCTGAAGGAGCTGGAAGCCAACAGACTTCATAG
- a CDS encoding 30S ribosomal protein S5 — protein MERINSDGLEIKEKVVHISRVSKVVKGGRRFSFSAVVVAGDGSGHVGYGLGKAHEVPEAIRKGIEQAKKSLIQVPLAEGTIPHEVIGKHGAGRVFIKPASQGTGLIAGGGVRAVMELAGVKDALTKCLGSTNPHNSVRATLEALRSLSVPGQVAERRGKSVAEIR, from the coding sequence ATCGAACGGATTAACTCCGACGGGCTCGAGATTAAAGAGAAAGTGGTCCACATTAGCCGTGTGAGTAAGGTGGTGAAAGGTGGACGCCGATTTAGTTTTAGCGCCGTCGTTGTTGCTGGTGACGGCTCAGGCCATGTCGGGTACGGTTTGGGAAAAGCCCACGAGGTTCCTGAAGCGATTCGCAAAGGCATCGAACAAGCAAAGAAATCCCTTATTCAGGTCCCGCTTGCAGAAGGGACGATCCCACATGAAGTGATCGGGAAACATGGCGCTGGTCGAGTATTTATTAAGCCTGCCTCGCAAGGAACTGGCCTTATTGCTGGCGGAGGTGTCCGAGCGGTTATGGAACTGGCTGGCGTAAAAGATGCCCTCACGAAGTGTCTAGGATCGACCAATCCGCATAACTCGGTCCGAGCCACGCTTGAGGCGCTACGATCTCTCTCCGTTCCTGGGCAAGTTGCTGAACGCAGAGGTAAGAGTGTCGCTGAAATTCGCTAG
- a CDS encoding phosphoribosylanthranilate isomerase, with amino-acid sequence MSVRVKICGVTSVDDALLAVDHGADLIGLNFYPPSPRYVSLATAHAIRAVLPEHVHCVGVFVNAERAHIADLCSQLRLHAVQFHGDETTTDVQHWSCITIKALRVPVDGPLPDWQQFPVNYLLLDTLKPGRYGGTGERFSWERLTTLPVDCRNRLILAGGLTPENVTEAVQAVRPWAVDVASGVESAPGRKDPEKVRAFITNAKTT; translated from the coding sequence GTGAGCGTTCGGGTGAAGATTTGCGGGGTGACGAGTGTTGATGATGCCCTGCTAGCGGTCGATCACGGTGCGGATCTCATCGGTCTCAACTTCTACCCTCCAAGCCCTCGTTACGTGTCGCTCGCCACTGCTCACGCTATTCGTGCGGTGTTGCCAGAGCATGTCCACTGTGTCGGCGTATTCGTCAACGCGGAGCGGGCCCATATTGCTGATCTCTGCAGCCAGTTGCGCTTGCATGCCGTGCAATTTCATGGGGACGAAACCACTACCGATGTTCAGCACTGGTCATGTATAACGATTAAAGCGCTACGAGTTCCAGTGGATGGGCCATTGCCAGACTGGCAGCAATTTCCGGTGAATTACCTCCTCCTTGACACTCTCAAGCCTGGACGATACGGGGGAACAGGCGAGCGATTCTCTTGGGAGCGTCTGACGACTCTTCCAGTAGACTGCCGTAACCGCCTGATTCTTGCCGGTGGACTGACTCCAGAGAATGTGACTGAAGCTGTGCAGGCGGTTCGACCGTGGGCGGTTGATGTTGCCAGTGGAGTTGAGTCTGCTCCTGGCCGCAAAGATCCAGAAAAAGTACGAGCGTTTATTACCAATGCCAAGACAACCTGA
- the trpC gene encoding indole-3-glycerol phosphate synthase TrpC has product MILDDIVAYKKTELATQKQRVSLQQLQDMPLFHAMPLPFTKTLREWPGRTIIAEVKKASPSKGVIRADFEPLSLAKTYEANGAAAISVLTESRFFQGSLDYLRLIREQVRCPLLRKDFLFDPYQVYEARAFGASAILLIVSILSDGQMNELSGLAHALGLDCLVEVHDEGELERALAGGAELLGVNNRDLRTFHTTIETSERLVRLVPKETIVVSESGLSRSAQLTRLESLGVKAFLIGETFMAAPDPGGPLRGLIRGEL; this is encoded by the coding sequence ATGATTCTCGACGACATTGTAGCGTACAAAAAAACTGAACTCGCGACGCAGAAACAACGCGTGTCTCTTCAGCAACTGCAGGATATGCCCCTGTTTCATGCCATGCCATTGCCGTTCACCAAAACACTGCGTGAGTGGCCTGGGCGCACGATCATTGCTGAGGTGAAAAAAGCTTCGCCTTCAAAAGGTGTGATTCGTGCAGATTTCGAACCGCTTTCTTTAGCGAAAACCTATGAAGCCAACGGAGCGGCAGCGATCTCGGTGCTGACGGAAAGTCGGTTCTTTCAGGGGAGCCTCGATTACTTGCGCCTGATTCGTGAACAGGTACGCTGCCCATTGTTACGCAAAGACTTCCTCTTTGATCCATATCAAGTGTATGAAGCGCGCGCATTCGGGGCGAGCGCCATCCTCTTGATCGTGTCGATCTTATCTGATGGGCAAATGAATGAACTGAGTGGCCTCGCTCATGCGCTTGGCCTCGATTGTCTGGTGGAAGTCCACGACGAAGGCGAACTTGAACGTGCCCTTGCCGGTGGTGCTGAACTGCTTGGCGTCAACAATCGTGATTTGCGCACGTTTCATACCACGATTGAAACCAGCGAACGGTTGGTGCGCCTGGTTCCCAAAGAGACAATCGTTGTATCTGAAAGTGGTCTGTCACGGAGTGCGCAGTTGACCCGACTTGAATCACTGGGAGTGAAAGCATTTCTGATCGGTGAAACGTTTATGGCCGCTCCTGATCCTGGGGGGCCGTTGCGCGGACTGATTCGAGGAGAGCTGTGA
- a CDS encoding 50S ribosomal protein L15 → MDLSNLRPAAGATRKRKRIGRGPGSGHGKTSGKGHKGRGSRSGGNTPPGYEGGQMPLSRRLPKYGFNNIFREEFNIVNIGSLERFDTGSVVDAAKLVEVGLVKNTKKKVKILADGTLTKSLIVKAQAFSKQAQEKIVSLGGTAEVI, encoded by the coding sequence ATGGATCTTAGTAATCTTCGCCCAGCGGCGGGAGCGACAAGAAAAAGAAAACGCATTGGGCGTGGCCCTGGTTCAGGGCATGGGAAGACTTCGGGGAAAGGTCACAAAGGGCGTGGCTCTCGGTCTGGCGGCAATACTCCTCCAGGGTATGAAGGTGGACAGATGCCGTTGTCTCGAAGATTACCAAAGTACGGATTTAATAACATCTTCCGGGAAGAGTTTAACATTGTTAATATTGGCAGCCTCGAACGATTCGATACTGGCTCTGTAGTTGACGCAGCAAAGCTCGTTGAAGTTGGACTAGTGAAAAACACCAAGAAAAAGGTTAAGATCTTAGCGGATGGGACTCTGACGAAATCGCTGATTGTGAAAGCCCAAGCGTTTAGTAAACAAGCACAGGAAAAAATTGTGTCGCTCGGCGGTACTGCTGAGGTCATCTGA
- a CDS encoding adenylate kinase translates to MRIVLVGPPGAGKGTQARVLQGTFGIPQISTGDLLREAVKAGTPLGKQAQGFMDKGELVPDQLVTDLVAERIQKPDCTPGFLLDGFPRTIAQADALSKELVRHNQRLDAVVSIVVPRGDLFARLGGRWVCRSCQAMYHELFSPPKKTGMCDTCQGELYQRNDDKAETVNARLEVYERSTAPLLSYYRQGSLLHDINGTGKPEEVLDRITKTIKSLKPAAVS, encoded by the coding sequence ATGCGCATTGTACTAGTCGGTCCCCCTGGTGCTGGAAAGGGGACACAAGCGCGAGTCCTGCAGGGAACCTTTGGCATCCCACAAATCTCGACTGGTGACCTTCTGCGTGAAGCGGTAAAAGCCGGAACTCCGCTCGGTAAACAAGCACAGGGATTCATGGATAAAGGCGAGTTGGTTCCCGATCAACTTGTGACAGACCTCGTCGCAGAACGCATCCAAAAGCCAGACTGTACCCCTGGATTCTTGCTTGATGGTTTTCCTCGCACCATCGCCCAGGCTGACGCGCTGAGTAAGGAGCTTGTGCGACACAACCAACGTCTTGACGCGGTTGTGAGTATTGTGGTTCCGCGGGGCGATCTTTTCGCTCGCCTCGGGGGACGCTGGGTTTGTCGGTCGTGTCAGGCGATGTATCACGAATTGTTTAGTCCACCGAAGAAAACTGGGATGTGTGATACCTGTCAGGGAGAGTTGTATCAGCGTAATGATGATAAGGCAGAAACTGTTAACGCTAGGTTAGAAGTGTACGAACGATCGACGGCTCCGTTGCTCTCGTATTATCGACAGGGTTCACTCTTGCATGACATTAATGGTACTGGGAAACCTGAAGAAGTATTGGATCGGATTACAAAAACAATTAAAAGCCTAAAACCTGCAGCTGTCTCATGA
- the rpmD gene encoding 50S ribosomal protein L30 yields the protein MSEAKGKVLQITLKRSGIGCTRRQRETLRGLGLTYREKTTLRHDSPSLQGRLRTVEHLIEVKEHGS from the coding sequence ATGTCTGAAGCAAAAGGGAAAGTTCTGCAAATTACCCTAAAGAGAAGCGGGATAGGGTGCACTCGCCGGCAGCGTGAAACTTTACGTGGGCTGGGACTAACGTATAGAGAGAAGACGACCCTGCGCCATGACTCCCCATCGCTACAAGGTCGGTTGCGTACGGTTGAGCATCTCATCGAGGTAAAAGAACATGGATCTTAG
- the rpmJ gene encoding 50S ribosomal protein L36: protein MKVRASVKQICRKCKIIRRAGVIRVICENPRHKQRQG, encoded by the coding sequence ATGAAAGTCAGGGCTTCTGTGAAACAAATCTGTCGCAAATGTAAGATCATTCGCCGGGCCGGCGTGATTCGCGTCATCTGCGAGAATCCGCGCCATAAACAACGACAAGGCTAA
- a CDS encoding DNA-directed RNA polymerase subunit alpha, which produces MQDSWRDLIKPKALEVEGKTLTSTYGRFVGEPFERGFGTTLGTSLRRVLLSSLPGAAITKVKIRDVLHEFSTIAGVTEDVTDILLNLKEIRFRLRESDAEAVRLDLRGERRVVAGDLTVGPHVDILNPEVHLATLGKGARLEIEASIRRGRGYITAERHKAMDESPVGTIFLDAAFSPVRKVNFTVTNARVGQRTDYERLTLEVWTDGSIRPDEAVTDAARVLQDQLGIFVSTPEESERPFEVREEIPVPQSTNLFRPIEELNFSVRSANCLQSADIRYIGELVQKTEGALLKTKNFGRKSLNEIKEALQSMGLELGMRIDNYPSREELERLRAAAEVSQ; this is translated from the coding sequence ATGCAAGACAGTTGGCGTGACCTAATTAAACCCAAGGCCTTGGAGGTTGAAGGGAAGACGCTCACTTCGACATATGGTCGGTTTGTTGGAGAACCGTTCGAACGTGGATTTGGGACGACGTTAGGAACTTCACTCAGACGTGTGCTACTGTCTTCTCTGCCTGGGGCTGCGATCACCAAAGTCAAAATTCGCGATGTGTTACACGAGTTTTCCACCATCGCTGGTGTCACCGAAGATGTGACCGATATTCTGCTGAATCTGAAGGAAATCCGTTTCCGGTTACGTGAGAGCGACGCTGAAGCAGTGCGTCTTGATTTACGTGGTGAACGCCGGGTTGTAGCTGGCGATCTCACAGTGGGACCGCACGTTGATATCCTCAATCCTGAAGTGCACCTTGCTACCCTTGGCAAGGGCGCCCGCCTTGAAATTGAAGCTTCGATTCGACGTGGGCGTGGTTACATCACTGCTGAACGCCATAAAGCTATGGATGAAAGCCCGGTAGGCACTATTTTCCTTGATGCGGCTTTTTCTCCTGTTCGTAAAGTGAATTTTACCGTTACCAATGCCAGGGTTGGGCAACGAACAGACTACGAGCGACTAACCCTGGAGGTATGGACCGATGGGAGTATTCGTCCGGATGAAGCAGTAACAGATGCCGCACGGGTTCTCCAGGATCAACTAGGGATCTTTGTCAGTACGCCGGAAGAGAGCGAGCGCCCCTTTGAGGTGCGTGAGGAAATCCCAGTACCGCAGAGTACGAACCTCTTCCGTCCCATCGAAGAACTGAACTTTTCTGTACGTTCAGCGAATTGTTTGCAGAGCGCAGACATTCGTTACATCGGCGAGTTGGTACAGAAAACGGAAGGGGCTCTTCTCAAGACCAAGAATTTTGGCCGCAAATCTTTAAATGAAATTAAGGAAGCTTTGCAGTCGATGGGATTGGAATTGGGAATGCGGATTGATAATTATCCTTCGCGCGAAGAACTTGAGCGACTCCGTGCTGCCGCAGAGGTAAGCCAATAA
- the rpsD gene encoding 30S ribosomal protein S4, with translation MARNIGPVCRMCRREGIKLFLKGERCYTDKCAIERRAYPPGQHGQGRGRKATEYSVQLREKQKLRRIYGMLEVPFRRFLGLAERRKGITGENLVSLLEQRLDNMVYRMGFATSRAEARQLVRHGHFLVNQRRVTIPSYLVNSGDEVQVKEASRKIARIQESVDLAQRRGVPEWLEVNKDTFTGRVRSLPTREQLNLPVNEQLIVELYSKV, from the coding sequence GTGGCTCGCAACATCGGTCCGGTCTGCCGGATGTGTCGGCGCGAAGGAATTAAGCTCTTTCTCAAAGGAGAGCGCTGCTATACCGACAAGTGCGCCATCGAGAGGAGGGCATACCCTCCTGGTCAGCATGGGCAAGGACGTGGAAGAAAGGCAACTGAGTACAGCGTACAGTTGCGGGAAAAACAGAAACTCCGTCGTATCTACGGTATGCTGGAAGTTCCCTTCCGCCGATTCCTTGGTTTGGCTGAACGGCGCAAAGGAATTACCGGCGAGAATCTTGTCTCGTTGCTTGAGCAGCGCCTCGACAACATGGTGTACCGCATGGGGTTCGCTACCTCTCGCGCAGAGGCCCGGCAATTAGTACGACATGGACATTTTCTCGTGAATCAACGCCGGGTGACTATTCCTTCATACCTTGTCAATTCAGGCGATGAAGTGCAAGTGAAAGAAGCAAGCCGTAAGATCGCGCGGATTCAAGAGTCTGTTGACCTTGCTCAACGTCGTGGAGTACCGGAATGGCTAGAAGTGAACAAAGATACGTTCACTGGCCGGGTCCGATCGTTACCAACCCGCGAGCAGTTGAATCTACCGGTTAATGAGCAGCTTATTGTCGAATTGTATTCGAAAGTGTAA
- the map gene encoding type I methionyl aminopeptidase, with protein MIFLKSPQEVEIMSTANRIVSEILAELRENIRPGITTGEIDRVASDLIKKKGARSAFKGYQMRNGTVPFPATICISLNDEVVHGIPSAQRTIREGDVVSLDFGVIYRDFYGDAAVTFALGRVEEKAKRLIETTAAALEEGIAQAQVGSRLGNISAAIQERVEKDGFSVVREFVGHGVGRRLHEDPPVPNYGAPGRGVRLREGMVIAIEPMVNAGQADVMLKSDGWTAVTKDGSLSAHFEHSVAITEKGPQVLSRL; from the coding sequence ATGATCTTCCTTAAATCTCCCCAGGAAGTCGAGATTATGAGTACTGCGAATCGTATCGTCAGTGAAATCCTGGCGGAGTTGCGGGAAAATATCCGTCCCGGCATTACAACAGGGGAGATTGACCGGGTCGCTTCTGATCTGATCAAGAAGAAAGGTGCCCGCTCTGCCTTCAAAGGATATCAGATGCGTAACGGGACCGTGCCGTTCCCCGCGACCATCTGTATCTCGCTGAACGACGAGGTGGTACATGGCATTCCTTCCGCACAACGTACCATCCGAGAAGGAGATGTCGTCAGTCTCGATTTTGGTGTGATTTATCGCGATTTTTATGGCGATGCGGCGGTTACGTTCGCCCTTGGTCGCGTGGAAGAGAAGGCGAAGCGATTAATTGAAACGACCGCAGCAGCTTTAGAAGAAGGAATTGCCCAGGCTCAAGTGGGAAGTCGGTTGGGAAATATCTCTGCAGCAATTCAAGAGCGTGTAGAAAAAGACGGGTTTTCCGTGGTACGTGAGTTTGTTGGGCATGGTGTTGGTCGACGACTACACGAAGATCCGCCAGTACCAAACTACGGTGCTCCTGGTCGAGGCGTACGCCTACGCGAAGGCATGGTGATTGCCATTGAACCTATGGTTAACGCTGGCCAAGCGGATGTCATGCTGAAGAGTGATGGATGGACGGCCGTGACAAAGGATGGCAGTTTGTCTGCACATTTTGAACACTCAGTGGCGATTACCGAGAAAGGACCACAAGTTCTTTCTCGGTTATGA
- the trpD gene encoding anthranilate phosphoribosyltransferase, which translates to MTVREAIAQVVTGRDLTEAEMAAVMTEIMDGQATPAQIGALLTALHIKGETVAEITGAARVMRELAAKVHAPSAVLDTCGTGGDGRHTFNISTASAFVAAAAGLRVAKHGNRAMSGAVGGADVLETLGAHVELTPAQVEHCLHEVHFGFLLAPAFHRAMRHAVGPRREIGIRTMFNVLGPLTNPAGARHQLLGVFAQQWVTPLAEALGRLGSVHALVVHGEDGLDEISLTAPTVAAEWRNGALHTATLTPEEFGFTRCSLAALQVQSAQESADIIRAIFAGTHGPHRDIVLLNAGAALYAGDAVPSIAVGVERARMAIDSGSAARTLERFVALTHTGTV; encoded by the coding sequence ATGACGGTTAGAGAAGCGATTGCTCAGGTTGTGACAGGTCGTGATCTGACGGAAGCCGAAATGGCTGCGGTCATGACCGAGATCATGGATGGGCAAGCGACACCAGCGCAGATTGGTGCGCTTCTCACCGCTCTCCATATTAAAGGAGAAACCGTCGCTGAGATTACCGGGGCTGCACGCGTCATGCGTGAGTTGGCTGCGAAAGTCCATGCTCCGTCTGCGGTACTCGATACCTGTGGCACTGGTGGTGACGGTCGTCATACGTTTAATATTTCTACCGCATCCGCCTTTGTGGCTGCAGCGGCTGGTCTGAGAGTTGCCAAGCACGGTAACCGCGCTATGTCTGGTGCCGTCGGTGGTGCGGATGTCCTTGAGACTCTTGGGGCTCATGTTGAACTGACGCCCGCCCAGGTCGAGCACTGTCTGCACGAAGTGCACTTTGGTTTCCTCTTAGCACCAGCCTTCCATCGGGCGATGCGCCATGCCGTTGGTCCTCGTCGCGAGATCGGTATCCGGACGATGTTCAATGTCCTTGGACCGCTGACCAATCCTGCTGGAGCACGTCACCAACTGTTAGGAGTGTTTGCGCAGCAGTGGGTGACGCCGCTAGCTGAAGCGTTGGGGCGGCTGGGCAGCGTTCATGCGTTAGTGGTACATGGGGAAGATGGACTCGACGAAATTTCCTTGACTGCGCCGACCGTTGCGGCTGAATGGCGTAACGGTGCTTTGCATACGGCAACCCTGACTCCGGAAGAGTTCGGTTTCACTCGCTGTTCGTTGGCAGCATTGCAAGTACAAAGCGCCCAAGAATCGGCTGACATCATTCGCGCAATTTTTGCGGGCACCCACGGCCCTCACCGAGACATCGTGCTCCTCAACGCTGGGGCAGCGTTGTATGCTGGTGATGCCGTTCCCTCTATCGCGGTCGGGGTTGAACGCGCTCGTATGGCGATTGATAGTGGTTCCGCAGCGCGAACCTTAGAGCGATTTGTGGCTCTGACCCACACAGGAACCGTATGA
- the rpsK gene encoding 30S ribosomal protein S11, with protein sequence MAKAAAAERASAPRKKKTRKAIPEGVVCIHSTFNNTIVSITDPQGNVIAWASAGTVGFKGSRKGTPFAAQVAAESAARKAADAGMRNVQVHVKGPGAGRESALRSLQAAGFAINVIRDVTPIPHNGCRPPKRRRV encoded by the coding sequence ATGGCGAAAGCGGCAGCGGCTGAACGTGCATCGGCACCACGAAAAAAGAAAACCCGCAAGGCAATTCCTGAAGGAGTGGTGTGCATTCATTCGACATTCAATAATACGATTGTGAGTATTACTGACCCACAAGGAAATGTGATTGCGTGGGCAAGTGCTGGAACGGTTGGCTTTAAAGGATCACGGAAGGGAACACCATTTGCTGCTCAAGTCGCAGCAGAAAGTGCCGCCCGTAAAGCCGCAGATGCAGGTATGCGCAATGTCCAAGTCCACGTCAAAGGCCCAGGCGCTGGGCGAGAGTCTGCGTTACGGTCTCTACAAGCTGCCGGGTTTGCGATTAATGTCATTCGTGACGTAACCCCTATCCCTCACAATGGATGTCGTCCGCCAAAGCGTAGACGTGTCTGA
- the secY gene encoding preprotein translocase subunit SecY, producing the protein MLEGFQNATKIVELRKRIFFTFALLAIYRIGVAIPTPGIDGQALANFFEQARNTVFGLVNLFSGGALERFSIFALGIMPYISASIILQLLTVVLPPLERLSKEGELGRRKITQYTRYSTIALALLQGLFISMGLEQISTPSGGSVVYNPGWEFRLMTVITLTAGTAFIMWLGEQITERGIGNGISLIIFAGIVASIPSAITSTMEFVREGELSIFIVLLLLVLMVAVVAAVIVMERGHRRIPVQYAKRVVGRRVYGGQTSHLPLKINTAGVIPPIFASSVLVFPATIAGFSDAPWLKSMGDALTPGNWMYEILYVAMIIFFCYFYTAVVFNPVDVADNMKKNGGFIPGIRPGQRTAEYMDRILSRITLSGAIYISLVCVLPTLLIGSLNVPFFFGGTALLIVVGVALDTVAQIETQIIARNYEGFMKRGRLRGRTPGRMN; encoded by the coding sequence ATGCTTGAAGGTTTTCAAAACGCAACGAAAATAGTAGAGCTGCGCAAGCGGATCTTCTTTACATTCGCGTTACTCGCTATCTACCGTATCGGCGTTGCGATCCCTACGCCGGGCATTGATGGGCAAGCGCTTGCCAACTTTTTCGAGCAAGCACGCAATACCGTCTTTGGCCTGGTTAATCTTTTCTCAGGAGGAGCGCTTGAGCGCTTTTCTATCTTTGCGCTGGGCATCATGCCCTATATTAGCGCATCGATTATCCTTCAGCTTTTAACCGTCGTCTTACCTCCATTGGAGCGGTTGTCGAAAGAGGGAGAGTTAGGGCGAAGAAAAATTACTCAATATACACGGTACAGCACGATCGCCTTAGCGCTATTACAAGGGCTTTTCATTAGCATGGGACTGGAGCAAATTAGTACCCCCAGCGGCGGGTCAGTAGTCTACAATCCTGGCTGGGAATTCCGTCTGATGACAGTGATTACCCTAACTGCAGGGACCGCGTTCATCATGTGGCTTGGCGAACAGATTACTGAACGCGGCATTGGTAATGGTATCTCGCTTATCATTTTTGCTGGTATTGTCGCGAGTATTCCTTCAGCCATTACGTCGACGATGGAATTCGTTCGAGAGGGCGAACTAAGTATCTTTATTGTCCTCCTGCTTCTTGTGTTAATGGTTGCCGTTGTTGCGGCCGTGATTGTCATGGAGCGAGGCCATCGACGTATTCCGGTACAATACGCCAAACGCGTAGTTGGGCGGCGAGTCTATGGTGGTCAAACTTCGCACCTGCCATTGAAAATTAACACGGCTGGCGTGATTCCGCCGATTTTTGCATCCTCTGTCCTCGTTTTTCCTGCGACTATTGCGGGATTTTCTGATGCTCCGTGGTTGAAATCTATGGGCGACGCTTTGACCCCCGGAAACTGGATGTATGAAATCCTGTACGTCGCGATGATCATTTTCTTTTGTTACTTCTACACGGCAGTTGTCTTTAATCCTGTGGATGTTGCCGACAACATGAAGAAGAATGGTGGCTTTATACCCGGCATTAGACCTGGACAGCGGACTGCTGAATATATGGACCGTATCCTCAGCCGTATCACATTAAGTGGCGCAATTTATATCTCGCTCGTCTGTGTATTGCCAACGCTGCTGATCGGCTCTTTGAATGTGCCATTCTTCTTTGGTGGCACAGCATTGCTGATTGTTGTTGGTGTTGCACTTGATACGGTAGCGCAAATTGAGACGCAAATCATTGCGCGTAATTACGAAGGATTTATGAAACGTGGACGGTTGCGGGGACGCACGCCTGGGAGGATGAACTGA